From a region of the Gossypium raimondii isolate GPD5lz chromosome 10, ASM2569854v1, whole genome shotgun sequence genome:
- the LOC105777357 gene encoding mitogen-activated protein kinase 7 has product MATLVEPPNGVKPKGKHYYSMWQTLFEIDTKYVPIKPIGRGAYGIVCSAINRETNEKVAIKKINNVFENRVDALRTLRELKLLRHIRHENVIALKDVMMPIQRIGFKDVYLVYELMDTDLHQIIKSPQPLSNDHCKYFIFQLLRGLKYLHSANILHRDLKPGNLLVNANCDLKICDFGLARTSRGNEQFMTEYVVTRWYRAPELLLCCDNYGTSIDVWSVGCIFAEILGRKPIFPGTECLNQLKLIINVLGSQQEADIQFIDNPKARRYIKSLPYSRGTHFSLLYPQADPLAIDLLQRMLVFDPSKRITVTEALLHPYLLGLYDPRCNPPAQVPIDLEIDENMGESMIREMMWSEMLHYHPEAVSANA; this is encoded by the exons ATGGCGACGCTTGTGGAGCCACCAAATGGAGTGAAGCCAAAAGGAAAGCATTACTATTCAATGTGGCAAACCCTTTTCGAGATCGACACCAAATATGTTCCAATCAAGCCTATAGGAAGAGGTGCATACGGCATAGTTTGCTCTGCAATCAACAGGGAAACCAACGAGAAAGTGGCTATAAAGAAGATCAACAACGTGTTCGAGAACCGTGTTGATGCTTTGAGAACTTTGAGGGAACTGAAACTTCTCAGACACATTCGACACGAGAACGTGATAGCTTTGAAAGATGTTATGATGCCAATTCAGAGAATCGGTTTTAAGgatgtttatttggtttatgaGCTTATGGACACCGATTTGCATCAGATTATCAAGTCTCCTCAGCCGCTTTCTAATGATCATTgcaagtattttatttttcag ttGCTACGAGGGCTGAAGTACCTCCACTCGGCAAACATCCTTCACCGAGATTTGAAGCCCGGGAACCTTCTTGTCAATGCAAACTGTGACCTGAAGATATGTGATTTTGGGCTGGCTCGAACCAGCAGAGGCAACGAACAATTCATGACAGAGTATGTTGTCACCCGCTGGTACCGTGCACCTGAGCTCCTACTCTGTTGTGATAATTATGGGACCTCCATTGATGTTTGGTCGGTAGGATGCATCTTTGCGGAGATTCTTGGTCGGAAACCAATCTTTCCTGGAACGGAATGCCTCAACCAGCTTAAGCTGATTATCAATGTTCTCGGAAGTCAACAAGAGGCCGACATTCAGTTTATTGATAATCCCAAAGCTCGACGGTACATCAAGTCACTTCCGTACTCTAGGGGCACCCACTTTTCCCTTTTATACCCACAAGCCGATCCATTAGCCATAGATTTGTTGCAAAGGATGCTTGTTTTCGACCCATCAAAGAGAATCACCGTCACAGAAGCACTCCTACATCCATACCTGTTAGGGCTGTATGATCCAAGGTGCAATCCACCTGCTCAAGTCCCAATTGATCTTGAGATAGATGAGAACATGGGAGAATCGATGATCAGGGAGATGATGTGGAGTGAAATGCTTCACTATCACCCAGAGGCTGTATCTGCCAATGCTTAG